The Virgibacillus phasianinus genome includes a window with the following:
- a CDS encoding DUF3243 domain-containing protein, with the protein MSVLDNFDTWKEFLSNRLQQAQSEGMSQQSVNNVAVEVGDYLSKSVDAKNNEEAVLRELWNAASKDEKHALASTMVKLVQNQGNTQ; encoded by the coding sequence ATGTCTGTTTTAGATAATTTTGATACTTGGAAAGAATTCTTATCAAATCGTTTGCAGCAAGCGCAATCTGAGGGAATGAGCCAACAATCAGTTAATAATGTTGCAGTTGAAGTAGGCGACTATTTATCCAAAAGTGTAGATGCAAAAAATAATGAAGAGGCCGTTCTAAGAGAATTATGGAATGCAGCTTCAAAAGATGAGAAACATGCGCTTGCAAGTACAATGGTTAAACTTGTTCAGAACCAGGGAAACACCCAATAA
- the ymfI gene encoding elongation factor P 5-aminopentanone reductase — protein sequence MGKNVLVIGASGDIGLAITRQLANDGFNLLLHFHNNHDGFKTIRKTINEECILLEIKADLSCVEGINYLLTQIVFPVDAIVIASGKAHHSLFQDSVEHEMDEMLNLHVKAPWMIVNHLLPSMIRRKKGTIILITSIWGDVGASNEVIYSSVKGAQNSFVKALAKEVAASGISVNAISPGFINTKMNQHLSPEEKQAIIQQIPMNKSGSPDDIAHTVQFLMDEKSNYIQGEIININGAW from the coding sequence ATGGGGAAAAATGTATTAGTCATCGGGGCAAGTGGAGATATTGGACTTGCGATAACGAGGCAGTTGGCAAATGACGGGTTTAATTTACTGCTTCATTTTCACAATAACCATGACGGATTTAAAACAATACGAAAAACGATAAATGAAGAGTGCATTTTGCTGGAAATTAAAGCCGATCTTAGCTGTGTAGAGGGGATCAATTACTTATTAACGCAGATCGTCTTTCCGGTGGACGCCATTGTTATTGCTAGTGGAAAAGCCCACCATTCACTCTTTCAAGACAGTGTAGAGCATGAAATGGATGAAATGCTCAATTTACATGTCAAGGCTCCTTGGATGATTGTTAACCATTTGCTGCCATCAATGATTAGGCGGAAAAAGGGAACGATTATTCTTATCACTTCTATTTGGGGAGATGTTGGAGCGAGTAATGAAGTCATCTACTCATCAGTTAAAGGGGCGCAAAATAGTTTTGTTAAGGCTTTGGCTAAAGAGGTTGCAGCAAGTGGGATCTCGGTTAATGCAATCAGTCCTGGCTTCATCAATACAAAAATGAATCAGCACTTATCGCCGGAAGAGAAACAAGCGATTATTCAACAGATACCAATGAATAAATCCGGTTCGCCCGACGATATTGCACATACAGTTCAATTTCTAATGGATGAAAAGTCCAATTATATTCAAGGTGAAATAATCAATATTAATGGGGCATGGTAA
- the yfmH gene encoding EF-P 5-aminopentanol modification-associated protein YfmH: protein MSLKRYEDINEVLIAEKLANGLQVFLLPKKELSKTFAIFSTNYGSVDLSFVPRDKEEAVTVPEGVAHFLEHKMFEKEDHDVFADFSKQGASANAFTSFTTTAYLFTATNYIEKNVKTLLDFVQAPYFSDQSVEKEKGIIGQEITMYEDQPDWRMFMGTIQNLFKNHPVKVDIAGTVESISAITKENLYECYETFYHPDNMTLFIAGNFDEKSMMSLIKENQSAKEFAPSDQIRRIMPDEPREAYKKETTIKMPVSTPRCAVGIKGHIGELNSETYLLHDLIQGMVLDFYFSQGGSFYQQLYNEGIIDNSFYFEINMEKGFGYAIIGGNTSEPEKFSSMVKEMLLSIKEKKISEEEFERMRKKQIGQLLRSMNSVEFIAKQYIHYHRVGIDFMEIVSKLEELAYEQVTSFVQDWIDEEQLTTFKIKAE from the coding sequence TTGTCACTTAAAAGATACGAGGATATAAATGAAGTGCTAATAGCAGAAAAACTTGCCAATGGGCTGCAGGTTTTCTTGTTGCCAAAGAAAGAACTTTCCAAAACGTTTGCGATATTTTCAACAAACTACGGGTCAGTTGATCTAAGCTTTGTTCCACGAGATAAAGAAGAAGCTGTTACTGTACCAGAAGGTGTTGCTCACTTCCTTGAACATAAAATGTTTGAAAAAGAAGATCATGATGTATTCGCTGATTTTAGTAAACAGGGTGCTTCGGCAAATGCATTTACCTCATTCACAACTACAGCTTACCTTTTCACTGCAACCAATTATATTGAGAAAAATGTAAAGACGCTGCTCGATTTTGTGCAAGCGCCATATTTCTCTGATCAATCAGTTGAAAAGGAAAAAGGAATCATTGGACAGGAAATTACTATGTATGAGGACCAGCCTGATTGGCGGATGTTTATGGGAACGATTCAAAACTTATTCAAGAATCATCCTGTAAAGGTGGATATTGCTGGAACTGTTGAATCAATAAGTGCTATTACAAAAGAGAATTTATACGAATGTTACGAAACCTTTTATCACCCTGATAATATGACATTATTTATTGCTGGTAATTTTGATGAAAAAAGCATGATGTCCCTTATTAAAGAAAATCAATCAGCAAAAGAATTTGCACCATCTGATCAAATAAGACGAATCATGCCAGACGAGCCAAGGGAAGCATACAAAAAGGAAACCACTATCAAAATGCCAGTTTCCACACCAAGATGTGCTGTAGGAATAAAAGGTCATATTGGTGAATTAAATAGTGAAACATATTTATTGCATGATTTGATTCAAGGGATGGTCCTGGATTTTTATTTCTCACAAGGTGGTTCTTTTTATCAACAACTGTATAATGAGGGTATTATTGACAATAGTTTTTATTTTGAAATCAATATGGAAAAGGGATTTGGTTATGCCATAATTGGCGGGAACACCTCAGAACCTGAAAAGTTTAGTAGCATGGTAAAAGAGATGTTATTAAGTATTAAAGAAAAAAAGATTAGTGAAGAAGAATTCGAACGGATGAGAAAAAAACAAATAGGTCAATTACTGCGGTCTATGAACTCAGTTGAATTTATTGCAAAACAATACATTCATTACCACCGGGTAGGGATCGATTTCATGGAGATTGTCTCAAAGCTTGAGGAATTAGCATATGAACAAGTTACATCATTTGTTCAGGACTGGATAGATGAAGAACAATTGACCACATTTAAAATTAAAGCGGAGTAG
- the yfmF gene encoding EF-P 5-aminopentanol modification-associated protein YfmF produces the protein MNQVNEKVIESGGLNLHLVPSNKFKTLNFVVKFKTVLDPTTITRRAILPYVLRQGTMNYPKRKILQQKLDDLYGAVLSIDGTKKGDFHILTFRMEIPNQRLLQNESALIEEALEVLNEIINHPKVSKGSFDPKIVDREKETLKQKINSIMDDKMSYANIRLIDEMCEDEVYKTHVQGYIDDLPELNGESLFTYYQTVLKKDCMDFYVLGDFDETKMTSSINSVFHRDEQQIETHHTTSKKDFQIKPTTITEKQEVQQAKLHIGYRTNCTYSDPAYFALHVFNGLYGGFPNSKLFIHVREKNSLAYYASSRMESHKGLLFVFSGIAPKDFHQAKEIMDQQMTAMKNGEFTEDEISSVKELIVNQLLETLDHPQGIIEMLYQQVVANHELPPEKLIENIKKVRKEDVLQVAKRIQEDTTYLLTNKEEG, from the coding sequence ATGAATCAGGTGAATGAAAAAGTTATTGAATCAGGTGGATTAAATCTTCATTTGGTGCCAAGTAATAAGTTTAAGACACTCAATTTCGTAGTTAAATTTAAAACTGTATTAGACCCGACGACAATTACCAGGCGTGCAATCCTGCCCTATGTATTGCGACAGGGAACAATGAATTATCCGAAACGAAAAATTTTACAACAAAAATTGGATGATTTATATGGTGCTGTTTTATCAATTGATGGCACTAAAAAAGGTGATTTTCATATTCTTACCTTTCGAATGGAAATTCCAAACCAGCGTTTATTACAAAATGAATCAGCACTTATCGAAGAAGCGCTGGAAGTATTAAATGAAATTATAAACCATCCAAAGGTTTCTAAAGGTAGTTTTGACCCGAAAATTGTTGACCGGGAAAAAGAAACGCTGAAACAAAAGATCAATTCGATTATGGATGATAAAATGAGCTATGCTAACATACGGCTGATAGATGAAATGTGTGAGGATGAAGTATATAAAACACATGTGCAGGGATATATTGACGACTTACCTGAACTTAATGGCGAAAGTTTATTTACATACTATCAGACAGTATTAAAGAAAGATTGTATGGATTTTTATGTGCTTGGAGATTTTGATGAAACGAAAATGACGTCAAGCATCAACTCTGTTTTTCATAGGGATGAGCAACAAATTGAAACACATCACACAACTTCTAAAAAGGACTTTCAGATAAAACCGACAACCATTACTGAGAAACAGGAGGTGCAACAGGCGAAACTCCATATCGGGTACCGGACAAATTGCACCTATAGTGATCCAGCTTATTTCGCATTACATGTATTTAATGGATTATATGGGGGGTTTCCAAATTCCAAACTGTTTATCCATGTCCGGGAGAAAAATAGCCTTGCCTATTACGCTTCATCACGTATGGAGAGCCATAAAGGGCTATTGTTTGTATTTAGCGGTATTGCCCCGAAGGACTTTCACCAAGCAAAAGAAATCATGGATCAGCAAATGACCGCAATGAAAAATGGTGAGTTTACAGAGGATGAGATCAGCTCCGTTAAAGAGTTAATCGTAAATCAGCTTCTGGAAACCCTCGATCACCCCCAGGGAATTATTGAAATGCTGTATCAGCAGGTCGTTGCTAATCATGAATTACCACCGGAAAAGTTAATTGAAAACATTAAAAAGGTGCGAAAGGAAGATGTTTTGCAGGTAGCGAAACGAATCCAAGAGGATACCACATACTTACTTACAAATAAGGAAGAGGGGTAA
- a CDS encoding ABC transporter permease yields MNIVDLLQSIIPPALFFSAPLIFTAIGGVFSERSGVVNIGLEGLMVMGAFVGVVFNLTFADALGAWTPWISILVAMVVSAIFSLIHAVASITFRAEQVVSGVAINFLALGLGVFLTKQWYDKGQTDMVSKPFYTTDIPLLSDIPVLGPILFQGIYLTSYLAIALAFIAWYVLYKTPFGLRLRAVGEHPMAADTNGISVYKMRYMAVFLSGAFGGLGGSVFALTIALNFSHATIVGQGFMALAAVIFGKWHPLGAMGAALFFGFAQSLSVISAGIPFLEDVPQVYLLIAPYILTILALAGFIGRAEAPKANGVPYIKGNR; encoded by the coding sequence ATGAACATTGTAGATCTTCTGCAATCAATTATTCCACCTGCATTATTCTTTTCGGCACCCCTAATTTTTACTGCGATCGGTGGTGTATTTAGTGAACGTTCCGGAGTAGTTAATATTGGACTTGAAGGATTAATGGTTATGGGTGCGTTCGTAGGTGTTGTGTTTAATTTAACGTTTGCTGATGCACTAGGAGCATGGACTCCATGGATTTCGATCCTTGTAGCAATGGTTGTTTCCGCTATCTTCTCATTAATACATGCAGTTGCATCCATTACATTTCGTGCAGAACAAGTAGTAAGTGGTGTAGCAATCAACTTCCTTGCTCTGGGATTAGGAGTATTTTTAACCAAACAATGGTATGATAAAGGTCAAACAGATATGGTTAGTAAACCATTTTATACAACAGATATTCCTTTATTAAGCGATATTCCTGTCTTAGGACCCATCTTGTTCCAAGGTATTTATTTAACATCTTATTTGGCAATTGCTTTAGCTTTTATAGCCTGGTATGTATTGTATAAAACACCGTTTGGATTACGTCTGCGAGCTGTAGGCGAACATCCAATGGCCGCTGATACAAATGGGATCAGTGTTTACAAAATGCGTTATATGGCAGTGTTCCTATCTGGAGCTTTTGGTGGTTTAGGCGGATCGGTTTTCGCATTAACTATTGCACTCAATTTCTCACATGCAACAATTGTAGGGCAGGGTTTTATGGCGCTAGCAGCTGTAATTTTTGGTAAATGGCACCCACTAGGAGCAATGGGGGCGGCGCTGTTTTTTGGTTTTGCCCAAAGTCTAAGCGTAATTAGTGCTGGGATTCCATTTCTCGAAGATGTACCACAGGTATACCTGTTAATCGCACCGTATATTTTAACGATTTTGGCACTGGCTGGTTTTATTGGCCGGGCAGAAGCTCCGAAAGCGAATGGTGTTCCCTATATTAAAGGTAATAGATAA
- a CDS encoding ABC transporter permease codes for MASSKLFNILVPVISVILGLISGAILMLVFGYNPIEGYIALWNGAFGDVYFFGETIRQVTPYILTGLAVAFAFRTGLFNIGAEGQVIVGWLAAVWVGLAVDAPIFVHLPLAILAAAVAGGLWGFIPGILKARLGVHEVIVTIMLNYTALYTANAIIRHVLTDSKDSTETIPASASMASEWLQQITMYSRMHYGILLALFAAIIMWFIIEKTTLGYELRSVGFNQHASKYAGMNVKKNIVLSMVISGAFAGLAGAAEGLGTFGYMSVQSGFTNLGFDGIAVALLGANTALGVIIAAFLFGVLKVGALNMPLAADVPAELVDIIIAIIIFFVASSYIIRWAILRFKKEGK; via the coding sequence GTGGCTTCTAGTAAATTGTTTAATATTTTGGTACCAGTCATTTCGGTGATTCTGGGGTTGATTTCCGGTGCAATCCTGATGCTTGTTTTTGGTTACAATCCTATTGAAGGTTATATAGCATTATGGAATGGTGCTTTTGGCGATGTCTACTTCTTTGGTGAAACAATCAGACAAGTTACCCCATATATTTTAACTGGTCTGGCAGTTGCTTTTGCTTTTCGTACCGGATTGTTCAATATCGGTGCAGAAGGACAAGTGATTGTCGGTTGGCTTGCGGCAGTCTGGGTTGGACTTGCTGTTGATGCGCCAATCTTTGTTCATTTGCCTTTGGCCATATTAGCTGCTGCAGTTGCAGGTGGGCTCTGGGGATTCATTCCAGGGATACTTAAAGCTAGACTTGGTGTCCATGAGGTAATCGTGACCATTATGCTTAATTACACGGCCTTATACACAGCTAATGCAATTATTCGACATGTGTTAACTGATTCAAAGGACTCAACTGAAACCATTCCAGCCTCAGCATCCATGGCATCTGAGTGGTTACAGCAAATCACCATGTATTCTCGAATGCACTATGGAATTTTATTAGCTTTGTTTGCAGCAATTATAATGTGGTTTATCATTGAAAAAACGACACTGGGTTATGAATTGCGATCCGTTGGATTTAATCAGCATGCATCTAAATATGCAGGAATGAACGTAAAGAAAAATATTGTGCTATCAATGGTTATTTCCGGGGCGTTTGCTGGACTTGCCGGAGCAGCTGAAGGATTAGGAACATTTGGTTATATGTCCGTGCAATCTGGCTTTACCAATTTAGGATTCGATGGAATCGCCGTAGCATTATTAGGTGCAAATACAGCGCTGGGTGTTATTATTGCAGCCTTTTTATTTGGTGTATTAAAAGTTGGGGCATTGAATATGCCGCTTGCCGCAGACGTTCCTGCAGAATTAGTTGATATCATTATTGCAATTATTATATTCTTTGTGGCATCAAGCTATATCATAAGATGGGCTATACTTCGCTTTAAAAAGGAGGGGAAATAA
- a CDS encoding ABC transporter ATP-binding protein, with protein sequence MDYVVEMLNIRKEFPGIVANDNITVQVRKGEIHALLGENGAGKSTLMNVLFGLYQPEKGEIRYKGEKVNITDPNVATRLGIGMVHQHFMLVDNYTVTENIILGSEPTKNGKINIKKAEREVQELSDRYGLKVDPTAKIRNISVGMQQRVEILKTLYRGANVLIFDEPTAVLTPLEINELIDIMHSLINEGKSIILITHKLKEIMQVCDRCTVIRKGKGIGTVNVSETNVTELASLMVGRDVKFTTDKKTADPSHVVLEIENLNVKDSRNVKIVKDLNLEVRAGEIVGIAGVDGNGQTELIEAITGLTKSQSGSIKVNGKNITNFKPRKVTESGVGHIPQDRHKFGLVLDFPVAENIVLQTYYQKPYSKNKVLHYKNIYTKAKELVEEYDVRTPSVHTKARALSGGNQQKAIISREIDRSPDLLIAAQPTRGLDVGAIEFIHSKLVQERDKGKAVLLVSFELDEVMDVSDRIAVMFDGKVVANVKPEETNEQELGLLMAGSTNAEAGDNSGF encoded by the coding sequence TTGGATTACGTAGTAGAAATGCTAAATATAAGAAAAGAATTCCCGGGCATTGTTGCTAACGATAATATCACCGTCCAAGTGAGAAAAGGTGAGATACATGCATTGTTAGGCGAAAATGGCGCAGGGAAATCAACCTTAATGAATGTATTATTCGGACTGTACCAGCCGGAAAAAGGCGAAATACGTTACAAAGGTGAAAAAGTAAACATTACAGATCCCAATGTTGCGACTAGACTTGGAATTGGTATGGTTCATCAACATTTTATGCTGGTGGACAACTATACAGTTACTGAAAACATTATTCTTGGAAGTGAACCGACAAAAAATGGAAAAATCAATATAAAAAAGGCGGAGAGAGAGGTTCAAGAGCTATCTGACCGCTACGGTCTCAAAGTGGATCCTACTGCTAAAATTCGCAATATTTCTGTTGGAATGCAGCAGCGTGTAGAAATATTAAAAACACTGTACCGCGGTGCTAATGTTTTAATTTTTGATGAACCAACAGCTGTATTAACACCTTTGGAAATAAATGAGTTAATCGATATCATGCACTCTTTAATTAATGAGGGTAAATCTATTATTCTAATCACACATAAACTAAAAGAAATTATGCAGGTGTGTGATAGATGTACAGTAATTCGTAAAGGTAAGGGAATTGGTACTGTTAATGTTAGTGAGACTAATGTAACAGAGCTTGCATCGTTAATGGTAGGCAGGGATGTTAAGTTTACAACCGATAAAAAAACTGCTGATCCATCACATGTTGTTTTGGAGATTGAAAATTTAAATGTAAAAGATTCTAGAAATGTTAAAATTGTAAAGGATTTAAATCTGGAAGTCCGTGCGGGTGAGATAGTCGGTATTGCAGGTGTAGATGGAAACGGTCAGACAGAATTAATTGAGGCTATTACTGGATTGACAAAATCCCAATCAGGTTCGATAAAAGTAAACGGTAAAAATATTACAAACTTTAAACCACGAAAGGTGACAGAAAGTGGTGTTGGACACATACCGCAAGATCGTCATAAATTTGGTTTAGTATTGGATTTTCCCGTGGCTGAAAATATTGTATTACAAACCTACTATCAAAAGCCCTACTCGAAAAATAAAGTTCTGCACTATAAGAATATTTATACAAAGGCTAAGGAACTTGTCGAGGAATATGATGTTCGTACACCAAGTGTGCATACAAAAGCCCGGGCACTATCAGGTGGAAATCAACAAAAGGCAATTATAAGCCGCGAGATAGACAGATCTCCGGATTTACTTATTGCTGCGCAGCCAACACGCGGACTTGATGTAGGAGCTATTGAGTTCATTCATAGTAAACTAGTACAAGAACGAGACAAAGGAAAAGCTGTTTTACTAGTTTCTTTTGAATTAGATGAAGTAATGGATGTTAGTGATCGAATCGCAGTTATGTTTGATGGAAAAGTTGTTGCAAATGTCAAACCGGAAGAAACAAATGAACAAGAATTAGGTCTGCTTATGGCAGGCAGCACCAACGCTGAGGCAGGTGATAATAGTGGCTTCTAG
- a CDS encoding BMP family lipoprotein, whose amino-acid sequence MKNRKFLVLFALILSLGFILAACGNSDDESSKDSGGSSDGDKKSGDYKVGMVTDVGGVDDKSFNQSAWEGLQAWGKEHDFEKGKQFDYIQSNEDADYMPNVTRLVRQDYNLIFGIGYKLNDGINKSAEQYPDTNFAIVDSVVDQPNVASITFKEHQGSFLVGVAAAKKTKTNKIGFVGGTDSELINKFESGYIAGAKSVNPDIKIDVQYAGAFDAPDDGKLIAANMYNNGVDVIYHSSGATGNGVFAQAKDIKQNDPEREIWVIGVDRDQYDEGQIGDYNITLTSMVKRVDIAVQDVSNKAMNGEFPGGKVLEYGLKDDAVAYAKTNKEALTDEIVKAIEKWKEKIVSGELEVPKTREETKAYVDAL is encoded by the coding sequence TTGAAAAATCGTAAATTTTTAGTGTTGTTTGCATTGATTTTAAGTCTAGGATTTATTTTAGCTGCATGTGGAAACTCTGACGATGAATCATCAAAAGATTCCGGGGGAAGTTCAGATGGCGACAAAAAATCAGGTGATTACAAGGTCGGTATGGTTACTGATGTTGGCGGGGTCGATGACAAATCATTTAACCAATCAGCCTGGGAAGGTCTTCAAGCATGGGGCAAGGAACATGACTTTGAAAAAGGTAAACAATTCGATTATATTCAATCAAACGAAGATGCAGATTACATGCCAAACGTAACACGTCTTGTGCGTCAGGATTATAACTTGATTTTTGGTATTGGCTATAAACTAAATGATGGTATTAATAAATCGGCGGAACAGTATCCTGATACAAATTTTGCAATTGTTGATTCCGTCGTTGATCAACCAAATGTAGCAAGTATTACTTTTAAAGAGCACCAAGGATCTTTCCTCGTAGGTGTAGCAGCTGCCAAGAAAACAAAAACCAATAAAATTGGTTTCGTTGGCGGAACTGATTCAGAGTTAATTAATAAATTTGAATCTGGCTATATCGCTGGCGCTAAATCGGTAAATCCGGACATCAAAATTGATGTACAATATGCTGGCGCATTTGACGCCCCAGATGATGGTAAACTGATTGCAGCAAACATGTACAATAATGGCGTTGATGTTATTTATCACTCATCAGGCGCAACAGGAAATGGTGTATTTGCACAGGCAAAAGACATTAAACAAAATGATCCAGAACGTGAAATCTGGGTAATTGGTGTTGACCGTGATCAATATGATGAGGGTCAAATTGGCGATTATAATATCACACTTACCTCTATGGTTAAACGTGTTGATATTGCTGTACAGGACGTTTCCAATAAAGCCATGAACGGTGAATTCCCTGGTGGAAAAGTGCTTGAGTATGGTTTGAAGGATGACGCTGTAGCTTATGCTAAAACAAACAAAGAAGCCTTAACTGATGAAATTGTTAAAGCAATTGAAAAATGGAAAGAAAAGATCGTTAGTGGGGAACTAGAGGTTCCTAAAACACGTGAAGAAACGAAAGCATATGTAGATGCTCTATAA
- a CDS encoding GntR family transcriptional regulator encodes MSIKTDSRHLYLQVIEEIKRDIQSGKYKEKEKLPSEFQLSKQLGVSRATLREALRILEEDNVVTRKHGVGTFVNSKPIFSSGIEQLNSVTSMIESSGRTAGSQYLSTELLEPMDEDREKFSPLTIHTIAQIERVRTADNEPVVFCIDKVPEGVIPLERVHKEDSLFKLIEEYSRKRIAYAVTYIEPIGYHDRIYEILNCDPEQSLLLLKQMHYTEEDEPVLYSANYFRSDVFSFHVLRKRM; translated from the coding sequence ATGTCGATTAAAACCGATTCACGTCATCTATACTTACAAGTGATTGAAGAAATTAAACGTGATATTCAATCAGGTAAGTATAAAGAAAAAGAAAAACTGCCTTCTGAATTCCAGCTTTCTAAACAATTGGGCGTTTCCAGAGCAACACTGCGAGAAGCGTTACGTATCCTAGAAGAGGATAATGTAGTAACACGCAAACATGGTGTTGGTACATTCGTAAATTCAAAACCCATTTTTTCATCAGGGATTGAACAGTTAAACAGTGTGACTTCCATGATCGAAAGCTCAGGCAGAACTGCTGGATCCCAATATTTATCAACTGAGCTTCTAGAGCCAATGGATGAAGACAGGGAAAAATTTTCACCGTTAACCATTCATACAATTGCCCAAATTGAGAGAGTCAGAACGGCTGATAATGAACCTGTCGTTTTTTGTATCGATAAGGTTCCAGAAGGAGTCATACCATTAGAACGAGTACATAAAGAGGATTCTCTATTTAAATTAATAGAAGAATATTCCCGTAAGCGCATAGCCTATGCAGTTACGTATATCGAACCAATCGGTTACCATGACCGTATTTATGAAATTCTCAATTGTGATCCCGAGCAGTCATTATTGTTATTAAAACAAATGCATTACACTGAAGAAGATGAACCTGTCTTATACTCAGCAAACTATTTCCGATCAGATGTGTTTAGTTTCCATGTTTTGAGGAAACGTATGTAA